The genomic window CATttgatatttaatacattttgtgGGACTGCCAAAAACTAATGACCCCCTCATGattaaaaaaagggggggtttACAAAAATACCAAGTGTCCAAATAACATGTGCACACTGCTTAGATGTGCAGAGTTCAGGAAAACAGGCAGTGCTTGAGCGTTGGTGAAGAGCCTTGGGACTGCATGGAGCACTGGCAGATTTGAGGTGATGACTACAGGCTCCCGGTTGCAATAGACAGTAACAAACTCTGCTTCTTCGTATTGAGGAGATGTTCTGGACTCACACAGGGAAACTCGGGCTAGGGAATGAAGACAATTTTAAATGCAACAACTCAGAGTCACAGATCCATAGTCTGGGAAAGTAAAACAGGAGCTTTGATAGTTTAATTATAATGCTGTTTTGACACAGGTCTTTTACAGATTGGAATTCTAATCATATAGGGATTACCAATATTGTACTATCTactgtattaaaaaacaaaaaggaaactggTCTCCATGAGAATCTCTGTGTGGTGCCTTCAGACAAAACCTCACTAGGTTTAGAGaaaaaatccctgtctctacaccTCCATTCCCAGGGCGAGCTCACTCTCTGGCATCAAGTTCCCCGTGGTCAGTTTCCCTGTACAAAGGTCCaaggggagaggcaggagagggagggagggagtcgAGTTCAGGGTCGGGGATTCCAGGACGAGCACTGAAGAGGAAGGATCTGGGCGCAGCCTGGGGGTCTGTCCCTGGTTTCCACAGACAGATCCTTGTCCAGGACTTAGGCAGACAGTGTGACAAAGAGGCTTGGTGTAGGAGAAGAGGGATCAGGACCAAGCCCCAGGTCTCAGGCGTCGCTCTCAGGGTCTCAGGGTACTGTTTGCACTGGGCAGGCGCTGCGTTGGGGATTCCCCACTCCGCTGAGTTTCACTTCTCCCAACCTGTGTTGGGTCCTTTTTACAGGACTCTCGTGACGCGGCCCCAGTTCCCACTCCCATTGGGTGTCGGATTCTAGAGAAGCCAATCAGGGTCTCTGCGGTCCGGCTTCTAAAGTCCCCACTCAGACTCACACTCTCCCCGGACGCCTAGGATGGGGTCATGGCGCCTCGAgccctcctcctgctgctctcgGGGGCCCTGGCCCTGACCGAGACCTGGGCCGGTGAGTCCGGGGTCGGGAGGGAGACGGCCTCGGCGGGGAGGAGCGAGGGGTCCGCCCGACGGGGGCGCAGGGCCCGGGGAGCCGCGCGGGGAGGAGGGTCGGGCGGGTCTCAGCCCCTCCTCGCCCCCAGGCTCCCACTCCATGAGGTATTTCCACACCGCCGTGTCCCGGCCCGGCCGCGGGGAGCCCCGCTTCATCTCCGTGGGTTACGTGGATGACACGCAGTTCGTGCGGTTCGACAGCAACGCCGCGAGTCCGAGGATGGAGGCGCGGGCGCCGTGGATAGAGCAGGAGGGACCGGAGTATTGGGACCGGGAGACACAGAAAGCCAAGGCCCACGCACAGGTTTTCCGAGTGAACCTGCGCACAGCGCTTCGCTACTACAACCAGAGCGAGGCCGGTGAGTGACCCGGCCCGGGGCGCAGGTCACGACCCCTCCCCATGCCCCACGGACGGCCCGGGTCCGAGATCCACCCCGAGGCAGCAGGACCAGCCCAAGACCCTCGACCTGGGAGTGCCGCGGGCGCCTTTGCCCGGTTTCGGTTTCAGTTTAGGCCGAAATCCCCAAGGGTTGGTCGGGGCGGGGCGGTGCTCTGTGGGCGGGGCTGACCGCGGGGCCGGGGCCAGGGTCTCACACCTTCCAGAGGATGCATGGCTGCGACCTGGGGCCTGACGGGCGCCTCCTCCGCGGGTATCACCAGTTAGCCTATGATGGCAAGGATTACATCGCCCTGAACGGGGACCTGAGCTCCTGGAGCGCCGCGGATATGGCGGCTCAGGTCACACAGCGCAAGTGGGAGGCGGCCGGTGAAGCTGAGCAGCGGAGAGCCTACCTGGAGGGCGAGTGCCTGGAGTCGCTCCGCAGATACCTGGAGAACGGGAAGGAGACACTGCAGCGCGTGGGTACcaggggcagtggggagccttCCCCGTCTCCTATAAATCTCCCAGGATGGCCTCCCACGAGGAGGGGAGGATAATGGGATCAGCGCTAGAATGTCGCCCTCCCTTgaatggagaatggcatgaatttTCCTGATTTCCTCTGAGGGCCCCCTCTGCTCTCTAGGACAATTAAGGGATGACGTCTCTGAGGAAATGGAGGGGAAGACAGTCCCTAAATACTGATCAGGGTTCCCCTTTGACCACCGCAGCAGCCTTGAGCTTTTTCCTCTCAGGCCTTGTTCTCTTCCTCACACTCAACGTGTTTGAAGGTCTGATTCCAGCTTTTCTGAGTCCTCGGCCTCCACTCAGGTCAGGACCAGAAGTCCCTGTTCCTCCCTCAGAGACTAGAACTCTCCAAGGAATAGGAGATTATCCCAGATGCCTGTGTCAGGCTGGTGTCTGGCTTCTGtgctccctcccccaccccaggtgTCCTGTTCATTCTCAGGGTGGTCACATGGGTGCTGCTGGGCTGTCTCATGAGAGATGCAAAGCCCCTGAATTTTCTGATTCTTCCCATCAGATCTCCCAAAGACACACGTGACCCACCACCCCGTCTCTGACCATGAGGCCACCCTGaggtgctgggccctgggcttcTACCCTGCGGAGATCACACTGACCTGGCAGCGGGATGGGGAGGAGCAAACTCAGGACACTGAGCTTGTGGAGACCAGGCCAGCAGGGGACAGAACCTTCCAGAAATGGGCAGCTGTGGTGGTACCTTCTGGAGAAGAGCAGAGATACACGTGCCATGTGCAGCACCAGGGGCTGCTGGAGCCCCTCACCCTGAGATGGGGTAAGGAGGGGGATGAGGGATCACATCTCAGGGAAAGCGGGAGCCCTTCTGGAGCCCTTCAGCAGGATCAGGGCTTAGGCCTTGGGGTCAGGGCCCCtcaccttctcctccttccccagaaCGGGCTTCCCAGCCCTCCATCCCCATCGTGGGCATCGTTGCTGGCCTGGCTGTCTTAGGAACTGTGGTCACCGTAGCTGTGGTTGCTGCTGTGATGCGGAAGACAGAGAGCTCAGGtagggaaggggtgaggggtgggatCTGGATTTTCTTGTCCCACTGGGGGTTTCAAACCCCAGGTAGAAGTGTTCCCTGCCTCATTACTGGAAAGCACCATCCACTCATGGGCCGACCTTGCCTGGGTCCTGTGTGCCAGCACTTACTCTTCTGTGCAGCACACGTGACAAGGAAGGACAGTGAATCACCTTCATGGTTGTGGTGTTGGGATCGTGATTCCTGCATTCATGAGTCAGGGGAAGGTCCCTGCTAAGGACAGACCTTAGGAGGGCGGTTGGTCCAGGACCCATACCTGCTTTCCTGGTGTTTCCTGATCCTGCCCTGGGTCTGTAGTCATAGTTCTAGAAACTTCTCTTGGGTTCAAGACTAGGAGGTTCCTCTAAGATCCCATGGTTCCTCTAAGATTCCTCTAAGATCCTCACAGGACATTTACTTCCCGCAGGTGGAAAAAGCGGGAGCTACTGTAAGTGGCGGGGGCAGGAGTGTGGAGGAGTTCACCCACTCCATTATTCCTCCTGCACCACGTCTCCTGTGGGCTCTGACCAGGTCCTGTTTTTGTTCTACCCCAGGGAGCAGCAGTGCCCAGGGCTCTGATCAGGACTCTGATGAGTCTCTCATGGCCTGTAAAGGTGAGACCCTGGGGATTTgaagtgggtgggggtggggcagaggggAAAGGCCTGGGTAATGGAGATTCTTTGACTGGGATGTTTCGAGTCTGTGGGGGGACTGTTCAGAGTGTCATCACTTACCATGACTGACCTGAATTTGTTCATGACTACTGTTTTCTGTAGCCTGAGACAGCTGCCTTGTGTGGGACTGAGATGCAGGATTTCTTCACGCCTCCCCTTTGTGACGTCAAGAGACTCTGGCATCTCTTTCTGCAAAGGCATCTGAATGTGTCTGCGTCCCTGTTAGCAAAATGTGAGGAGGTGGAGAGACAGCCCAGCCCCGTGTCCACCGTGACCCCTGTTCCCACGCTGACCTGTGTTTCCTCCCCAGTCATCTTTCCTGTTCCAGAGAGGTGGGACTGGATGTCTCCATCTCAGTCTCAACTTCATGCTGCATTGAGCTGCAACCTCTTACTTCCCTACtgaaaaagaatctgaatagaaatttgttttctcaataTTTGCCATGAGAAGTTGATGGGTTAATTAAATAAGTCAATTCCTAAAATTTGAGAGAGGAAATAAAGACCTGAGAACCTTCCAGAATCCACATGTTCCCTGTGCCGAGTCTGTTGCAGGTGGGGACTGGAGAAGGCTGTGAGGAGCCGAATGTGGACGGGGTCTGTGCCTAGTTGCTGTTCAGTCCCTCATAGGCTTTATGTGGTCAGTCCTCAGCTGGGTCACTTCACTGCTCCATTGTCCTTGTCCCTTCAGTGGAAACTTGTCCAGCTGGAGCTGTGACTACAGAGGCTCACACATCACCCAGGGTGGCCCCTGCACATGGGAGTCCCTGTGCTTTCTGAGACAAATTTTCAGATCCATTCAATCCTACCCTCCTTCTAGGgctcctctcctgccctctctccttGCCCTGGTTCTAGTGATCTTGGTGCTGGCTCAAATCCCAACTCAAATCTAAAGCAGAGTGAAATTTAGGTTTATATTTGTTTGTGAAATTGGGCCCATCATCAAGGACTGTTCTTTCCTGAAGAGAGAAACCTGAttgtgtgctgtggtgtgtgggggggttGGTGTGGGAGGaaggatggaggagggaggacCACAAGCAGCACTGCTGAGAAAAGCACAGGCAGCCTCGGTGTCAGTGTGAGGGGACCTTGTGCTGTGGCCACCACAAAACAGCATTTAGCCTGAAGCTATGTTAATAAAGATACTGGCTTTAGAATAGGGAGGTGCTCTACACTGATCATTCATTCAACTGACCTTTGTCGTCAGCCAGACATAGGACAGAGGGGTTCTGCATCTGGGGAACATCACtgaagtaaaatgagaaaaatctctGACCTTGGGTAGCATGTGTTCCAATGCGAACAGGCAGACGAAAGATACATTATAACCAGAGCAAGGGAAGAAAGTGGTAAGTGCTGTGAGACAGGTGACCCAGGGTGTGGGCAGTGGGGACAGGGAAGGTGGCTGTTGTGCTGGGGTGGTCAGTGTGTGCCACGTTGCAAAGGTGACCTTTGAGGAAAGATTTGAGGGACATGAAGAGTTGTCCATGAGGATGTCTGGGGAAGTTCTTTCCAGGCAGAGGATCCTCCAGTTCAAATGTACTAGAGCAGGAAGGTGTCTGTGTTTCCTGAAAAGCAAGGAGGCCAGGAGGGCTggacagagagaaactgaggtGAGGTCAGAGGTACAGCCAGAGCAGGTGGGCTtgaggggagtggggaaggatcTGACCTTTGCTCTGAGCGAGATGGGAGGTAGACGACAATTTTGAGCAGAAGAGGGACATGgtacaactatttatttatttatttatttatttattcatttatttatttaagatgtcttgctctgtcacccaggctggagtgcaatggcatgattccCGCTCACTGCacctccgtcttccaggttcaagcgattctcctgcctcagcctcctgagtaactgggattacaggtacccaccaccaagcccggctaattttcgtagttttagtagagacagggtttcgccacgttggccaggctagtctcaaacttccaacctcaagtgatctgcccgtgtcggcctcccaaagtgctgggatacaggcgtgagccaccaagcccagccacaACTTCTCTTCTAAAAGGATCTCTGACTGCTGTACTGAGAACAGAATTGAGAGGTGAGGGACGAGGGAGGCAGAAGGGAAGAACAGTAGGAAGCGAGTGCAGTATTCCAGGCTGGAGATGTCGGTGACCTTGACTGGGGTGTGAGCAGGGGAAATAGTGGGACGTGAGGGGATTCTGGATGCATTTGAAGATGGACTCACAACATGTGCCAATGGATTGTATCTGTGGTGTGAGAAAGACGAATCAAGGACACCCATGGTTGTAAAATGAGTGAGTAGAAGGAAGGGTGGAGCTGCTGTCAGTGGAGATGCGGAGACTCCGGCAGGAGCATACTGAGGAGGGGGCATCACAGGCACTCAGTGGAGATGTCTACTAGGAATGCAGGTTGGGGAGCTGGGGTGGAATTTGGACAGACAACTCCAGAGTTTAggggaaaggagaaatagactggGCAGGAGAAATAGATTTAGGAGCTCACACTGTATAAATGATACTTAAAACCTCAAGCATGGATGAGGGCACCAAGGGAGTGATTGACTGTGGaaaagaatgagggcaaggaCAGAACCCTGAACCTCCAGTTCTAAGGGATCTGAGCAGACCACATCCAGAGCAGACTGCACAGTTCTGACCCCAAGTCTAGAGGACACTTAGACAAGGAACTCCCACGTCCACAGGGATCACCTGGACGTGGTGCTGAGATCCAGGAAGTCCGGAGTTAAACAAGAGATTCTTGATTTATGACAAGGCTGGAGCTCATGCTGCTGGTCTCCAGATCAAGAACACCAGGATCCCACATGTCTGAGCATCAGCCTTGCCCATAGGGCTTGTTATATAAGTGATTCCTTGGTCTTGTGCATAATATTCTGAGACAGGGATTCTGGGGAGTGGCCTGTGTATTTTCTAAGCCCCGCCAGCAATCCTGTAGCTCAGCCACATTGGGAACCACTGAGATCAGAGATCAGAGAGTggccagggtgggtgggtggggcgGGTTTTCAAACCCTGTTTAAAAGAGGATTTTTCtcacagaaagaaaagggaggatgTGTATCATCAGTTATGAGATGTGACATTCCCTGTTGTTCTCTCCACCATGAGGTAGAGGCCAGGTAGACAGTTCAGGATGTGGCTCTCGCACAAGGAACACCTGTGAATGCCGCTCTCTGACACCCGCCCACAGACTCATTTCCCACTCACTTCTTGGAGAAAACTGTGGAAACCAAATTTCTCTAATTTACACATACAGTAGCATACATGGTACTGGGGGCTAATTTTATTGTGGGGAAGGCCATAGAACTAGACTGGAAACTACACATCCAGAAACAGAATCCACAGCCCACCCTGGATCAGGTCCCTCCTAGGAACAACTGCCCCTGCTGCTGAGTACAGACGCCACTGCTCACACCTCTGACACCTGGTGCTGGACACTGGACACTGAGGCCAGGGGAGACGTCACTGCTGCACCTGGAAGCTGGACATCACTACTGCCACTCAGTCATCTTTACTAAAATGTGTTCTGCACAGTCCCAGCCTTTCTGTGTGACCTCACTCTGGCTCAGAGGCTGGCagtgatataggagttaagaagaaattatttaggcagatagtgagggtacagaagtcctcagtaaggttttccttttaatgaaatgCAGCCCgcaagtcattttcttttctaacaaagagcagcctgtaaaattaCTACATCTAATAAGAGAGATAGACTCCagtacaataatagtggggactTCAACATCCAACCCTCAGCATTAAACAGATCATCTacacagaaatcaagaagaaacattggatttaaacggAACTTTAGAACTCATAAtgctaacagacatttacagagcaTTCTCTCTAACACTATAGAATATACTATACTCTTTTCATAACACATGGAATATTTTCTGGGAGATAGCCTATGTTAAGCcacaaaaaaactcaacaaattttcaaaagttgaaaccatatcaaatatcttctccagtcacaatggaataaaactgcaATTATACTCCAAGGGAAACTTTGGCAGCTAGACaaatacgtggaaattaaacaacatgctcctgaataactatTGAGTCAACAGAGAAATTCAGATGGAAATCAAAAAGTTTcttgaaaccaatgaaaatggaaacacaacatatacCAAAACCTGTGGAATACAGTTAAACAAGGCTAAAAGGGACgtttatagtaataaatgcctacctaagaaaagtaaaaacactaCAAATTAACAATATAACAATGAAcctgaaggaactagaaaagcaacaacaaaccacatccaaaattagcagaaaaaataacaaagatcagaacagaactaaagacTTCTAAAAACCAAGTAAATGATCAACCAAGTGAAAAGATCGTtctacaaaaagataaacaaaagtgataaaccactagctagacaaaccaagaaacaaagagagaagactcaaacagaatcagaaaagacaaacattataactgatactgcaaaaatacaaaaggttatcagagactattatgaacaattctgtactgacaaactggaaaacctggaggatatggataaattcctggaaacatacaacctagcAAGGTTAAATTAAGAAGAATAGAAAACCTGAAGTCCTAACATCCGTGAACCGTTCTCACAGCGGGTCCAGTGGGCCCCTGACCACCCTGTGATTATTTCCTCAGCGCTGGTTTGCATAATTGAAATAGACCTGCTCAGCAACAGGCAGAATCTGCAGTTCActtccttttttaacttttattttcagttcaggggTACTGGTACAGGCTGttttataggtaaacttgtgttgtgggagtttgttgcacagattatttaatcacccaggttTTAAGCGTAGTAAccgttagttatttttcctgatcctctccctccttccaccttcAACGTTCTGTAAGGcgctggtgtgtgttgttcccctctctgtctctatgcgttctcatcatttagctcccacttataagtaagaacatgcagtatttgcttctctgtccctgcattagtttgctaaggataatgacttccagctccatccatgtccctgcaaaggacatgatcttgttactttttctggctgcatagtaatccatggtgtatatgtaccacattgtctttatccagtctatcattgatgggcatttaagttgagtccacgtctttgctattgtgaatgttGCTGCAATGAGCATATGTGTGCCTATGTCTTTATAagagaatgatttgtattcctttgggtataatggtattctgtctttaggtctttcaGAAGTcaccacacagtcttccacaatggccgACCTAATTTGCACTCCAaccaacaatgtataaatattccctttttctccacaaactcacgagcatctgttattttttggctttttaataatcgccGTTCTgcctggtgtgagatagtatctcattgtggttttgatttgcatttctctaatgatgagtgatgttgagctttttttcatatgtttgttggctgcatgtatgtcttcttttgagaagtgtctgttcatatgctttgcccactttttaaaggggttgttttgttttttcttgtacatttgtttaagttccttatagatgctagatattagacctttgtctgaTGCATAGTTCACAAAAAATTTTCCCCATTCTCTacgttgtctgttcactctgttgataatttcttttgctgtgcagtagctctttagtttaattagatcccatttgtcaatttttgtttctgttatgcttgcttttggcatctttgtcataaaatcattgcccatgcctgtgtcctgaatggtactgcctaggttatcttccagggtttttatagttttgggttttacatttaagtctttaatccatgttgaggtgatttttgtatatgttgtaaggaaggggttcagtttcaatcttctgtgtatggttagccagttatcccagcaccatttataaaCAGGGAAtcattccccattgcttgtttctgtcagatttgtcaaagatcgtagttgtaggtgtgtggtcttttttctgggttctctatgccgttccatttgtctatgtgtctgtttttgtaccagtaccatgccgttttggttactgcagccctGAAGTATAGTTGAAATCTGGTACCTTGATATCTTCAGCTGTGTTCCTTTTGcctaggattgccttggctatttgggctcttttttggtctcatgtgtattataaaataattttttctagttctgtgaagaatgtccatagtagtttgataggaatatcattgaatctgtacattgcatgaggaagtatggccattttcactacattgatttttcctatccataagcataggaaattttttcatttgtttgcatcatctctgatttctttgaacagtggtttgtagttctccttgtagagatcttttacctcccaagttagctgtattcctaggtattttattctttttgtggcagttgtaaatgggagttcattcgtgatttggctctcagcttacctgttgttggtgtgtaggaatgctagtaatttttgcacattgattttgtatcctgagactttgctgaagttgtttatcagcttaagaagcttttgggctgagccTGTTCACCTGTCaatcatctggtcctgggctttttttgtggTTTGTAGGCTGTTTATTACTGCCTCAAGTTCAGAACTCGTTATTTGTTCAGGGATTGAATTTATTCCTAATTCAGTCTTGGGGgcggtgtatgtgtccaggaatttatccatttcttctagattttctagtttacatGCG from Macaca fascicularis isolate 582-1 chromosome 4, T2T-MFA8v1.1 includes these protein-coding regions:
- the LOC135970336 gene encoding popy Class I histocompatibility antigen, A-1 alpha chain isoform X6 gives rise to the protein MEARAPWIEQEGPEYWDRETQKAKAHAQVFRVNLRTALRYYNQSEAGSHTFQRMHGCDLGPDGRLLRGYHQLAYDGKDYIALNGDLSSWSAADMAAQVTQRKWEAAGEAEQRRAYLEGECLESLRRYLENGKETLQRVDLPKTHVTHHPVSDHEATLRCWALGFYPAEITLTWQRDGEEQTQDTELVETRPAGDRTFQKWAAVVVPSGEEQRYTCHVQHQGLLEPLTLRWERASQPSIPIVGIVAGLAVLGTVVTVAVVAAVMRKTESSGSSSAQGSDQDSDESLMACKA
- the LOC135970336 gene encoding popy Class I histocompatibility antigen, A-1 alpha chain isoform X3, coding for MAPRALLLLLSGALALTETWAGSHSMRYFHTAVSRPGRGEPRFISVGYVDDTQFVRFDSNAASPRMEARAPWIEQEGPEYWDRETQKAKAHAQVFRVNLRTALRYYNQSEAGSHTFQRMHGCDLGPDGRLLRGYHQLAYDGKDYIALNGDLSSWSAADMAAQVTQRKWEAAGEAEQRRAYLEGECLESLRRYLENGKETLQRVDLPKTHVTHHPVSDHEATLRCWALGFYPAEITLTWQRDGEEQTQDTELVETRPAGDRTFQKWAAVVVPSGEEQRYTCHVQHQGLLEPLTLRWERASQPSIPIVGIVAGLAVLGTVVTVAVVAAVMRKTESSGSSSAQGSDQDSDESLMACKA
- the LOC135970336 gene encoding class I histocompatibility antigen, Gogo-B*0102 alpha chain isoform X2 is translated as MAPRALLLLLSGALALTETWAGSHSMRYFHTAVSRPGRGEPRFISVGYVDDTQFVRFDSNAASPRMEARAPWIEQEGPEYWDRETQKAKAHAQVFRVNLRTALRYYNQSEAGSHTFQRMHGCDLGPDGRLLRGYHQLAYDGKDYIALNGDLSSWSAADMAAQVTQRKWEAAGEAEQRRAYLEGECLESLRRYLENGKETLQRVDLPKTHVTHHPVSDHEATLRCWALGFYPAEITLTWQRDGEEQTQDTELVETRPAGDRTFQKWAAVVVPSGEEQRYTCHVQHQGLLEPLTLRWERASQPSIPIVGIVAGLAVLGTVVTVAVVAAVMRKTESSGGKSGSYWSSSAQGSDQDSDESLMACKA
- the LOC135970336 gene encoding class I histocompatibility antigen, Gogo-B*0102 alpha chain isoform X5 — translated: MEARAPWIEQEGPEYWDRETQKAKAHAQVFRVNLRTALRYYNQSEAGSHTFQRMHGCDLGPDGRLLRGYHQLAYDGKDYIALNGDLSSWSAADMAAQVTQRKWEAAGEAEQRRAYLEGECLESLRRYLENGKETLQRVDLPKTHVTHHPVSDHEATLRCWALGFYPAEITLTWQRDGEEQTQDTELVETRPAGDRTFQKWAAVVVPSGEEQRYTCHVQHQGLLEPLTLRWERASQPSIPIVGIVAGLAVLGTVVTVAVVAAVMRKTESSGGKSGSYWSSSAQGSDQDSDESLMACKA
- the LOC135970336 gene encoding class I histocompatibility antigen, Gogo-B*0102 alpha chain isoform X4; this encodes MAPRALLLLLSGALALTETWAGSHSMRYFHTAVSRPGRGEPRFISVGYVDDTQFVRFDSNAASPRMEARAPWIEQEGPEYWDRETQKAKAHAQVFRVNLRTALRYYNQSEAGSHTFQRMHGCDLGPDGRLLRGYHQLAYDGKDYIALNGDLSSWSAADMAAQVTQRKWEAAGEAEQRRAYLEGECLESLRRYLENGKETLQRGAAVPRALIRTLMSLSWPVKPETAALCGTEMQDFFTPPLCDVKRLWHLFLQRHLNVSASLLAKCEEVERQPSPVSTVTPVPTLTCVSSPVIFPVPERWDWMSPSQSQLHAALSCNLLLPY
- the LOC135970336 gene encoding class I histocompatibility antigen, Gogo-B*0102 alpha chain isoform X1, which encodes MAPRALLLLLSGALALTETWAGSHSMRYFHTAVSRPGRGEPRFISVGYVDDTQFVRFDSNAASPRMEARAPWIEQEGPEYWDRETQKAKAHAQVFRVNLRTALRYYNQSEAGSHTFQRMHGCDLGPDGRLLRGYHQLAYDGKDYIALNGDLSSWSAADMAAQVTQRKWEAAGEAEQRRAYLEGECLESLRRYLENGKETLQRVDLPKTHVTHHPVSDHEATLRCWALGFYPAEITLTWQRDGEEQTQDTELVETRPAGDRTFQKWAAVVVPSGEEQRYTCHVQHQGLLEPLTLRWERASQPSIPIVGIVAGLAVLGTVVTVAVVAAVMRKTESSGGKSGSYCKWRGQECGGVHPLHYSSCTTSPVGSDQVLFLFYPREQQCPGL